A window of Mycolicibacterium fluoranthenivorans contains these coding sequences:
- a CDS encoding PPOX class F420-dependent oxidoreductase, translating into MTLNDAARALIGAGADATLVTINPDGSPQVSVVWVAVQSTPDGDELVAAHLSDSYKKVRNVRREPNVAVTILASPKPGQQREYLSVSGSARIVEGGAPELLKDLAIALLGSDEHFPPPNSPEGFLTRIRIDSIGGHGPWVE; encoded by the coding sequence ATGACACTCAACGACGCGGCACGTGCCCTGATCGGAGCGGGCGCCGACGCCACGCTCGTCACCATCAACCCCGACGGCAGTCCGCAGGTATCGGTGGTCTGGGTGGCCGTTCAGTCCACTCCCGACGGTGACGAACTGGTGGCCGCGCACCTGTCCGACAGCTACAAGAAGGTGCGTAACGTGCGCCGGGAGCCGAACGTCGCGGTCACCATCCTGGCCTCGCCCAAACCCGGGCAGCAGCGCGAGTACCTGTCCGTGAGCGGAAGCGCGCGGATCGTCGAGGGCGGGGCGCCGGAACTGCTCAAGGACCTGGCCATCGCACTGCTGGGCTCCGACGAACACTTCCCCCCGCCCAACTCCCCCGAAGGTTTCCTGACCCGGATCCGCATCGACTCGATCGGCGGCCACGGCCCCTGGGTGGAGTAA
- a CDS encoding helix-turn-helix domain-containing protein yields MAVKVIGRDLITIRQAAEQLQTSERTIRRYLSAGLITGVRLGPRLIRIHADSVGKLTQPVGAR; encoded by the coding sequence ATGGCAGTAAAAGTTATCGGTCGGGATCTGATCACGATTCGCCAAGCGGCCGAACAGCTGCAGACCTCGGAACGTACGATCCGCCGCTATCTGTCCGCCGGCCTGATCACGGGTGTTCGCTTGGGGCCACGCCTTATTCGCATTCATGCGGACTCCGTTGGGAAGCTAACCCAACCGGTCGGCGCCCGCTGA
- a CDS encoding SRPBCC family protein has product MTERIEVSRTIAEPAAAIFAVLTDPQGHVAIDSSGMLQDADGERVTAVDDSFTVHMDRESLNDFPLGRYDVTVRITEFEQDRLIAWTILGQLKPQIGHVYGYRLEPGADGTVVTSFYDWSQIDPKWREAGIFPVISESALRATLGILERAVRRGYPKSSTVS; this is encoded by the coding sequence ATGACAGAACGCATCGAAGTGAGTCGCACCATCGCCGAGCCCGCTGCCGCGATCTTCGCGGTGCTAACCGATCCGCAGGGTCACGTGGCGATCGACTCGTCCGGGATGCTGCAGGACGCCGACGGCGAGCGGGTCACGGCGGTCGACGACAGCTTCACGGTGCACATGGATCGCGAGTCACTCAACGATTTCCCCTTGGGCCGCTACGACGTCACCGTCCGCATCACCGAGTTCGAGCAGGACCGACTGATCGCCTGGACCATTCTGGGCCAGCTCAAACCGCAGATCGGCCATGTGTACGGCTACCGCCTGGAGCCCGGCGCCGACGGCACGGTCGTCACGTCGTTCTACGACTGGTCACAGATCGACCCGAAATGGCGTGAGGCCGGCATCTTTCCGGTGATCTCGGAGAGCGCGCTGCGCGCCACCCTGGGCATCCTGGAACGCGCCGTCCGACGCGGCTACCCGAAATCGTCAACCGTCAGTTGA
- a CDS encoding Clp protease N-terminal domain-containing protein codes for MSDTTSSVSLDTLIRAIKSVHGDALDQLADAMLAAEHLGEVADHLIGHFVDQARRSGASWTDIGARMGVTKQAAQKRFVPKGDTIDPNEGFARFTPRARAAVVAAQDAARDAGNTEITPEHLILGLLADEGSLGVAAVKAQGIDAATIRDAVQLPPDTGEKLDLVPFSGPAKKVLELTFREALRLGHNYIGTEHLLLAVLESEDGTGPLHSAGIDKVRAETDVVALLSALPGMNQATTE; via the coding sequence ATGAGCGACACCACCTCATCCGTCAGCCTCGACACCCTCATCCGCGCCATCAAGTCGGTCCACGGCGACGCACTCGATCAACTCGCCGACGCCATGCTGGCCGCCGAACATCTCGGCGAAGTGGCTGATCACCTCATCGGCCACTTCGTCGATCAGGCCCGCCGGTCCGGCGCCTCCTGGACCGACATCGGCGCCCGAATGGGCGTCACCAAACAGGCCGCACAGAAGCGCTTCGTCCCCAAGGGCGACACCATCGACCCCAATGAGGGCTTCGCCCGATTCACCCCGCGGGCCCGCGCCGCCGTCGTCGCCGCCCAGGATGCCGCCCGCGACGCCGGCAACACCGAGATCACCCCCGAGCACCTCATCCTCGGGCTGCTCGCCGATGAGGGATCGCTGGGTGTCGCCGCCGTCAAAGCCCAGGGCATCGACGCCGCCACGATCCGCGATGCGGTGCAGTTGCCACCCGACACCGGCGAGAAACTCGATCTGGTCCCGTTCAGCGGTCCCGCTAAGAAAGTCCTGGAACTGACCTTCCGCGAGGCACTTCGGCTGGGCCACAACTACATCGGGACCGAGCACCTGCTGCTGGCAGTGCTGGAATCCGAAGACGGCACCGGTCCCCTGCACAGCGCCGGCATCGACAAGGTCCGCGCCGAGACCGATGTGGTCGCGTTGCTTTCCGCACTACCGGGAATGAATCAGGCCACCACGGAGTAG
- a CDS encoding pyrimidine reductase family protein, translated as MSDAAAGTELTTLQPADGATDGGLARQYAYPDALTACWVRANFVTSLDGAATTGGRSGGLGGAGDRALFGLMRELADVVVVGAGTVRTENYSGAQLGAGERAARQDRGQAEVPPIAIVTRSAQLNHDLLVFSHTEIPPLVLTSHNAAIDARTRLSGLAAVHDCSAADPDEVDPHAMVATLAGLGLTRVLTEGGPSLLGTFIAADLLDELCLTIAPFVVGGKAKRVTDSPTEALHRMQRRHVLTDSEGYLYTRYSRAAHEHPQ; from the coding sequence ATGTCGGATGCCGCTGCTGGGACGGAACTCACAACACTGCAACCCGCAGACGGCGCCACCGACGGCGGGCTGGCCAGGCAGTACGCCTATCCCGACGCCCTGACCGCCTGCTGGGTTCGGGCCAACTTCGTCACCAGCCTGGACGGCGCGGCCACCACCGGTGGCCGCTCGGGTGGGCTCGGCGGTGCCGGGGACCGGGCACTGTTCGGACTGATGCGCGAACTCGCCGATGTCGTGGTGGTCGGTGCCGGGACCGTCCGTACCGAGAACTATTCGGGCGCACAGCTGGGCGCCGGTGAACGTGCCGCTCGCCAAGACCGTGGCCAGGCCGAGGTGCCCCCCATCGCGATCGTCACCCGGTCGGCGCAGCTGAACCACGACCTGCTCGTGTTCAGCCACACCGAGATCCCACCGCTCGTGCTGACCTCCCACAATGCCGCCATCGACGCCCGAACCCGGCTGTCCGGGCTGGCCGCGGTGCACGACTGTTCGGCCGCCGACCCCGATGAGGTGGACCCACACGCCATGGTCGCCACCCTGGCCGGGCTCGGGTTGACCCGGGTGCTCACCGAGGGTGGTCCCAGCCTGCTGGGCACCTTCATCGCCGCCGACCTGCTCGACGAGCTGTGTCTGACCATCGCGCCGTTCGTCGTCGGCGGTAAAGCCAAACGGGTCACCGACAGCCCGACCGAGGCGCTGCACCGGATGCAGCGCCGGCATGTGCTCACCGATTCGGAGGGCTACCTCTACACGCGCTACAGCCGTGCGGCGCACGAGCACCCGCAGTGA
- a CDS encoding tyrosine-type recombinase/integrase: MQHRKFGRIRKCQPSGRYQAAYTAPDGRLYKAERTFAAREDAEGWLTDRRREIDRELWSPPATTEQKKTAKQKSVKFGDYAEKWLETRTVKGRPLRRRSREGYEDLLGAHVYPTFKNKAVRDITMESVDRWYAKLAPNAPTTRARTYSLFKSIMETARKRDRLIEVNPCEIVGGGSTERKSKTRPATYAEIDTIVSEMPEHLSAMVVLATWCAMRDGELIELRRSDINIFDRVERGEDGSETKVREGVIHIRRGATRVKGGWEIGPPKSEAGIRDVTIPPHVLPAIEAHLASEYVGAAKDSLLFPPQRGETDVDGNPVRLQPSTLYRHYYKARSAAKRPDLRFHDLRHTGATLYAQTGATLAELMDRVGHSTPAAAMRYQHAAQGRDAKLAAAMSQLVHIPDRPGREAR, encoded by the coding sequence ATGCAACATCGCAAGTTTGGCCGCATCAGAAAGTGCCAGCCGAGCGGTCGCTACCAGGCCGCATACACCGCGCCGGATGGTCGCCTCTACAAAGCCGAACGTACCTTCGCAGCGCGCGAGGACGCCGAGGGCTGGTTGACCGACCGTCGCCGCGAGATTGACCGCGAGCTGTGGAGCCCACCCGCGACGACCGAACAGAAAAAGACCGCCAAGCAAAAGAGCGTGAAGTTCGGCGACTACGCGGAGAAGTGGCTAGAGACTCGCACGGTGAAGGGTAGACCGCTGCGACGCCGGTCGCGCGAGGGGTACGAGGACCTGTTAGGGGCTCACGTCTACCCGACGTTCAAGAACAAAGCTGTCCGCGACATCACCATGGAGTCCGTAGACCGCTGGTATGCGAAGCTCGCGCCGAATGCGCCCACGACGCGCGCCCGGACATACAGCTTGTTCAAATCCATCATGGAGACTGCGCGTAAGCGTGACCGGTTGATCGAGGTCAACCCGTGCGAGATCGTCGGTGGCGGCAGTACTGAGCGTAAGAGCAAGACTCGGCCGGCCACGTACGCAGAGATCGACACCATTGTCTCTGAGATGCCCGAACACCTGTCAGCCATGGTTGTGTTGGCGACGTGGTGCGCGATGAGGGACGGCGAATTGATCGAGTTGCGACGCAGCGACATCAACATCTTTGACCGGGTGGAGCGTGGCGAGGACGGCAGCGAGACGAAAGTCCGCGAGGGGGTTATCCACATACGTCGAGGGGCGACCCGGGTGAAAGGTGGCTGGGAAATTGGGCCGCCGAAGAGTGAGGCGGGCATCCGTGATGTGACGATCCCGCCGCACGTGCTGCCCGCGATTGAAGCGCACCTTGCGTCAGAGTACGTTGGCGCCGCGAAGGATTCGTTGTTGTTCCCTCCGCAGCGGGGCGAAACTGATGTGGATGGCAACCCGGTGCGGCTGCAACCGTCGACCCTGTATCGGCATTACTACAAGGCTCGGTCGGCCGCCAAGCGGCCTGATCTGCGGTTCCATGATCTGCGGCACACAGGGGCGACCTTGTACGCGCAGACGGGAGCGACTCTCGCAGAGTTGATGGACCGCGTCGGGCATTCGACACCGGCCGCCGCGATGCGTTATCAGCACGCCGCACAGGGGAGGGATGCGAAGCTGGCGGCCGCAATGTCGCAGCTTGTGCACATTCCCGACCGACCGGGGCGAGAGGCGAGATAG
- a CDS encoding phage tail tape measure protein, with the protein MAKTPVVGVAIKAKVDERALQQSQGQVVASTAKVANAAAANFQQEFHKRAGLDPSRLVNPAQFGAQGQRAGKAMGDSAADAIKRGDFQGAARAGARSFSVEFEKAARPRVDIDTRQTRQSGRSAGDEFADGFSGAGGLMRLAGKGGPIAGALIAAVGVAVKTIKPMIEDAMKVEASIAQDQSRLGAGNAQMRQIRNAATNAWGKNSGSSIEGNVSTAVTAVQAGLAPDQDTITSLNTVSTILGVEIPEAARSAGQLIRNGLANNAKDAFDIIVSGQREGLNVSGDWLDTLNEYSTQFRKLGLSGADSIGLLKQGLEGGARDTDKVADALKEFSIRAVDGSKQTTQAFEALGFNATDTADVLAKGGGVARDAFAQVLDRIRGIQDPLVQAKIAVALMGTQAEDLGDAFKKINLHNAADSIKEVQGATQNAADTALKTSQNEWATAGRNIESMWAKVKQSMNFADWFSGIPKAFNDLFADAPKLTPGVPGVPVTGPRLQGPGIPGSITLPINGAPGVASGNPLDIITGGVTGTNFYKSWYGQAAPQAPPTQITPNALTDPSLADSGGSGGDKKLQLPTLPYAQGAPQDFLAQQGIPITSSTFSAAQSALEAKQRVEQLTSDVNTLEKANTEDQGDLVSKRNDLLKAQQDQTKAFMSLQDSAKSATESFAKTMGDATDGLADIGAKLDSDLGFSKGLPGLADNLVRFLANLATAPIQGVLAAIANPRGAGTPQQSYANYAVQNQAAPYSPGAAKAGESNRDFAHRVMQPFFEQQGLTVGDHAADKFGEHQNGALDIMVDSIAQGNKVLQQVLADPNVYGAIFNNQAYGYGQGPGARPYSGGNTGDPTQDHLNHVHAWYKPGGSNNITPGAAGLPSGTIPTATPAPASTWWSPQTSAPADPPAPGTALPAPGTFPGGGSMLPGAGMPQAFGQGGTTPSYAPTTPSEQAQPSWQPNGGGLGIGGGLLGMAMQAGSAAAGVMAPGVGQAGAMAAQMGLEAINKTIAFGGKAAAIGVQGLMDAFAVSDPDGGGNGGQSSWLTRIVGGLASVRPAGAPNAAGKSDEQSKADPNAPQQQGQLGQGVNITNNLHLLPNRQTGQALTNELNTLQAQAQ; encoded by the coding sequence TTGGCTAAAACACCCGTTGTTGGCGTCGCCATCAAAGCGAAGGTAGACGAGCGCGCTTTACAGCAGTCCCAGGGCCAAGTTGTCGCGTCTACGGCGAAGGTGGCGAACGCTGCCGCCGCGAATTTTCAGCAAGAGTTTCATAAGCGCGCCGGCCTCGACCCGTCGCGACTAGTCAACCCGGCCCAGTTCGGCGCTCAAGGCCAGCGGGCAGGCAAAGCGATGGGCGACAGCGCGGCCGACGCCATCAAGCGGGGCGACTTTCAAGGCGCGGCTCGCGCCGGCGCGCGCTCATTCTCCGTGGAGTTCGAGAAGGCGGCGCGACCTAGGGTCGATATCGACACTCGCCAGACGCGGCAGTCCGGCCGCTCGGCGGGAGACGAGTTCGCCGACGGCTTTAGCGGCGCCGGCGGTCTAATGCGCCTAGCGGGCAAGGGCGGGCCGATCGCCGGGGCACTCATCGCGGCGGTCGGTGTCGCGGTGAAAACGATCAAACCCATGATCGAAGATGCGATGAAGGTTGAGGCGTCCATCGCGCAGGACCAGTCCAGGCTCGGCGCTGGCAACGCCCAGATGCGCCAGATTCGTAACGCCGCAACGAATGCGTGGGGCAAGAACTCCGGTTCGTCGATCGAAGGCAACGTCTCGACCGCGGTTACTGCGGTGCAAGCCGGCTTGGCGCCGGACCAAGACACGATCACCTCGCTCAACACGGTGAGCACGATTCTCGGTGTCGAGATCCCCGAGGCCGCCCGATCCGCAGGGCAGTTGATCCGAAACGGTTTGGCGAACAACGCAAAAGATGCGTTCGACATCATCGTGTCCGGTCAGCGGGAAGGCCTGAACGTTTCGGGCGACTGGCTGGACACGCTCAATGAGTATTCAACGCAGTTCAGGAAATTGGGTCTCAGCGGTGCTGATTCTATCGGCCTGCTCAAGCAGGGCCTGGAAGGTGGCGCGCGCGACACCGACAAGGTTGCCGACGCGCTGAAAGAGTTTTCAATCCGCGCGGTCGACGGCTCCAAGCAAACGACTCAAGCGTTTGAAGCATTGGGATTCAACGCCACCGACACGGCCGACGTTCTGGCGAAGGGTGGCGGTGTCGCCCGCGATGCCTTCGCCCAAGTGCTGGACCGCATCCGCGGAATTCAAGATCCGTTGGTACAGGCCAAGATTGCCGTGGCGCTTATGGGCACCCAGGCCGAAGACCTCGGCGACGCCTTCAAAAAGATCAACCTGCACAACGCAGCAGATTCAATCAAGGAAGTGCAGGGCGCCACCCAGAACGCCGCCGACACCGCGTTGAAGACCAGCCAGAATGAGTGGGCCACGGCCGGCCGCAACATCGAATCGATGTGGGCAAAGGTCAAACAGTCCATGAATTTCGCGGACTGGTTCAGCGGCATCCCGAAGGCATTCAACGACCTGTTTGCGGACGCTCCGAAGCTGACCCCGGGCGTACCCGGTGTGCCCGTCACAGGGCCACGTCTCCAAGGCCCCGGCATTCCGGGCTCGATCACATTGCCGATCAACGGGGCACCGGGCGTCGCCAGCGGCAACCCGCTAGACATCATCACGGGCGGTGTCACCGGTACCAACTTTTACAAGAGCTGGTACGGCCAGGCGGCGCCGCAGGCCCCGCCAACTCAGATCACACCGAATGCACTTACCGACCCGTCACTAGCGGACAGCGGCGGCAGCGGCGGTGACAAGAAGCTGCAACTGCCCACACTCCCGTACGCCCAGGGTGCGCCGCAAGATTTTCTTGCACAGCAGGGTATTCCGATCACGTCATCCACGTTCAGCGCTGCCCAATCCGCGCTGGAAGCAAAGCAGCGCGTGGAACAGTTGACCTCGGATGTCAACACGCTGGAGAAGGCGAACACCGAGGACCAGGGCGACCTGGTCTCGAAGCGCAACGATCTCTTGAAGGCGCAGCAAGACCAGACGAAGGCGTTCATGTCCCTGCAAGATTCGGCCAAATCAGCGACCGAATCGTTTGCGAAGACTATGGGCGACGCCACCGACGGACTCGCTGATATCGGCGCAAAGCTCGATTCCGATCTGGGTTTCTCCAAGGGCCTTCCGGGGCTGGCGGACAACTTGGTCCGGTTCCTGGCCAACCTGGCGACCGCACCGATACAGGGCGTGCTCGCGGCTATCGCCAATCCACGTGGCGCCGGCACTCCGCAGCAGAGCTATGCGAACTACGCGGTACAGAATCAGGCCGCGCCGTACTCGCCTGGCGCCGCGAAGGCCGGCGAATCCAATAGGGATTTCGCGCACCGGGTGATGCAGCCGTTCTTTGAGCAGCAGGGCCTCACGGTCGGCGATCACGCCGCAGACAAGTTCGGCGAGCACCAGAACGGCGCGCTCGACATCATGGTGGACAGCATCGCCCAAGGCAACAAAGTCCTACAGCAGGTGTTGGCGGACCCGAATGTCTACGGCGCGATCTTCAACAATCAGGCGTACGGATACGGGCAAGGCCCCGGTGCACGTCCATACAGCGGCGGCAATACCGGCGATCCGACGCAAGATCACCTGAACCACGTCCACGCCTGGTACAAGCCAGGTGGGTCGAACAACATCACCCCTGGCGCGGCCGGTCTCCCGTCGGGGACGATTCCGACTGCAACACCCGCACCTGCTAGTACGTGGTGGTCGCCGCAGACAAGCGCGCCGGCCGACCCACCCGCGCCGGGTACTGCATTGCCGGCCCCGGGCACCTTCCCGGGTGGTGGCTCAATGTTGCCGGGTGCTGGCATGCCGCAGGCGTTTGGCCAGGGTGGAACCACCCCGTCCTACGCTCCGACCACACCGTCAGAACAGGCGCAGCCGTCTTGGCAACCCAACGGTGGTGGGCTCGGCATCGGTGGTGGACTGCTCGGCATGGCGATGCAGGCCGGTAGCGCTGCCGCTGGTGTCATGGCGCCAGGTGTCGGCCAGGCCGGCGCGATGGCCGCTCAGATGGGCCTTGAAGCGATCAATAAAACAATCGCGTTCGGTGGCAAGGCTGCCGCGATCGGCGTTCAGGGATTGATGGACGCGTTCGCGGTATCCGACCCCGACGGCGGCGGCAATGGTGGCCAGAGTTCATGGCTGACAAGGATTGTCGGCGGTCTGGCCAGCGTTCGGCCGGCCGGCGCTCCGAACGCCGCCGGTAAGTCCGACGAGCAGTCGAAGGCCGACCCGAACGCGCCGCAGCAGCAAGGGCAGCTAGGCCAGGGCGTGAACATCACGAACAACCTGCACCTACTCCCGAACCGCCAGACCGGCCAGGCGTTGACCAACGAACTCAACACCCTGCAGGCGCAAGCGCAGTAG
- the zapE gene encoding cell division protein ZapE, with product MQSGAGVEALVDRHPKVTPEQLVARLVPPPTFADVSFDTYRPDPAEPSQAAAVVKCRTFTEQALDRRAGKKKLFGKREVLPGVGVYLDGGFGVGKTHLLASTYYALSNAEVAPTAFATFGELTQLAGVFGFTECIDLLAEYVVVCIDEFELDDPGNTTLISRLLSALVERGVSIAATSNTLPEQLGEGRFAAQDFLREINTLASIFTTVRVEGPDYRHRGLPPAPEPLSDEDVRARAVGVSGATLDDFDALCAHLATMHPSRYHALIDGVDEVFITGVHPITDQSVALRLVALTDRLYDAGVPILASGTKLDTIFSEEMLAGGFRKKYLRATSRLLALTAAAQVS from the coding sequence ATGCAAAGCGGCGCGGGCGTCGAAGCTCTGGTGGATCGGCATCCCAAGGTCACACCGGAACAGCTGGTCGCACGGTTGGTACCGCCGCCGACGTTCGCCGATGTCAGTTTCGACACCTACCGTCCAGATCCGGCCGAGCCGTCGCAGGCCGCGGCCGTGGTCAAGTGCCGCACATTCACCGAGCAGGCGCTGGACCGGCGCGCGGGCAAGAAGAAGCTGTTCGGCAAACGGGAGGTGCTGCCCGGAGTCGGGGTCTACCTCGACGGTGGGTTCGGTGTCGGCAAGACGCACCTGCTGGCCTCCACCTATTACGCGCTGTCGAACGCCGAGGTGGCGCCGACGGCGTTCGCGACCTTCGGCGAGCTGACCCAGTTGGCCGGGGTGTTCGGTTTCACCGAGTGCATCGATCTGCTCGCCGAGTACGTGGTGGTGTGTATCGACGAGTTCGAACTCGACGACCCGGGCAACACCACGCTGATCTCCCGGTTGCTCTCGGCTCTGGTGGAGCGCGGGGTGTCGATCGCGGCCACCTCCAACACGTTGCCCGAGCAACTCGGTGAGGGCCGGTTCGCCGCGCAGGATTTCCTGCGCGAGATCAACACGCTGGCCTCGATCTTCACCACCGTGCGGGTCGAGGGCCCGGACTACCGGCACCGTGGGCTGCCGCCCGCTCCGGAACCGCTGTCCGACGAGGATGTGCGCGCTCGGGCGGTCGGGGTGTCGGGGGCGACGCTGGACGATTTCGACGCGCTGTGTGCCCATCTGGCGACCATGCACCCGTCGCGGTATCACGCGTTGATCGACGGGGTCGACGAGGTGTTCATCACCGGGGTGCACCCGATCACCGATCAGAGTGTGGCGCTGCGGTTGGTGGCGCTGACCGACCGGCTCTACGACGCGGGCGTGCCGATTCTGGCCTCGGGCACCAAGCTGGACACCATCTTCAGCGAGGAGATGCTGGCCGGTGGGTTCCGCAAGAAGTACCTGCGTGCCACGTCGCGCCTGTTGGCGCTGACCGCGGCCGCCCAGGTTTCGTAG
- a CDS encoding GNAT family N-acetyltransferase, producing the protein MRVESATPADLPELAEVAATTFPLACPPAVSPDNVAAFVADNLAVQNFAKYLDDPARVVLIARDDTRILGYAMLIRGVPDDPAVAGAVTLRPAVELSKMYALPDVHGAGVSAALMVEVLDHSAALGAACVWLGVNQENQRAQRFYAKSGFTVSGTKTFRLGGHVENDYVMVRPL; encoded by the coding sequence ATGCGCGTCGAGTCAGCCACCCCTGCGGATCTGCCCGAACTGGCCGAGGTTGCCGCGACCACCTTCCCGCTGGCCTGCCCACCCGCGGTGTCCCCCGACAATGTCGCGGCCTTCGTCGCGGACAACCTCGCGGTGCAGAACTTCGCGAAGTATCTCGACGACCCGGCCCGGGTGGTGCTGATCGCGCGCGATGACACCCGAATCCTGGGCTACGCCATGCTGATTCGGGGCGTGCCCGACGATCCCGCGGTGGCCGGCGCAGTCACGCTGCGGCCGGCGGTGGAACTGTCCAAGATGTACGCCCTGCCCGACGTGCACGGCGCCGGGGTCTCCGCGGCGCTGATGGTCGAGGTGCTGGACCACAGCGCGGCGCTCGGGGCGGCGTGCGTGTGGCTGGGCGTCAACCAGGAAAACCAACGGGCCCAACGCTTCTACGCCAAGTCGGGATTCACCGTCAGCGGCACCAAGACGTTCCGGCTGGGCGGACACGTCGAGAACGACTACGTGATGGTGCGACCGCTGTAA